A window of Catharus ustulatus isolate bCatUst1 chromosome 25, bCatUst1.pri.v2, whole genome shotgun sequence contains these coding sequences:
- the LOC117007070 gene encoding uncharacterized protein LOC117007070 encodes MAVGLRALILLPLCFPGLQGQNSEAQRRREGGTLYIQCSYARRVAGRDTKYWCLLKDGGCEKIVNTYSEYTRQNKDKRTQISDDITNETVSITMTDLKAEDSGTYFCAYYDYSYGYIPIRTISLNVFKELLMWELDTLSVQCPQIYGTAWCRMGQTMQCTKRQTSSWRSASKSLQDRVSIETNAQRIPIVTMKQLQISDSGVYWCAGGSGLTRTLEVVLSVFKRTQQLSAKVSETISVQCHYKITDYGAVTKAWCKMEGETCNVLATTSSEPSAENSTARDSVRIQDDRQQGIVTVTMQQLQLQDSGVYWCALQEPSALSRMEEVTLSVSRAQPQGRLADTENKSQDTLVGEARCSDSTFIIVTVVLLLLLLLSLVTSTALGVRHYKLLLRTGNREAEDTRDRAQGTAQPGSTGRRESSDSKESGYINLDVQTQPSPEDPLYCNVEPSQAPRNPQCVEYAVIAFNQSPRSTKE; translated from the exons GTCTCCAAGGCCAAAATTCTGAAGCCCAGAGACGACGGGAAGGGGGCACTCTGTATATCCAGTGTTCTTATGCACGGAGGGTTGCTGGTAGGGATACAAAATACTGGTGCCTCCTGAAAGATGGAGGCTGTGAAAAAATAGTGAACACATACTCTGAATACACGCGACAAAACAAGGATAAGAGAACTCAAATAAGTGATGACATCACTAATGAGACTGTGTCCATCACCATGACTGACCTCAAGGCAGAAGACTCAGGCACGTATTTCTGTGCTTACTATGATTACTCCTATGGATACATACCAATAAGGACGATCTCCCTGAATGTTTTCAAGG AGCTGCTCATGTGGGAGTTGGACACTCTGTCAGTGCAGTGCCCACAGATTTATGGCACAGCCTGGTGCCGGATGGGGCAGACTATGCAGTGCACAAAGAGACAAACGTCCTCATGGAGGAGTGCATCTAAATCCCTGCAAGACAGAGTATCAATTGAGACTAATGCTCAAAGGATTCCCATTGTCACCATGAAGCAGCTGCAGATCTCAGACTCTGGTGTGTATTGGTGtgcagggggctctgggctcaCCCGGACGTTGGAGGTCGTGCTCTCTGTGTTCAAGA GgacccagcagctctcagccaAGGTGTCAGAAACCATCTCAGTCCAGTGCCACTACAAGATCACAGACTACGGCGCTGTCACCAAAGCCTGGTGCAAAATGGAGGGGGAAACGTGCAACGTGCTGGCCACCACCagctcagagccctcagcagaGAACAGCACAGCTCGGGACAGTGTCAGGATCCAGGATGACAGGCAGCAGggcattgtcactgtcaccatgcagcagctgcagctgcaggactcGGGCGTGTACTGGTGCGCGCTGCAGGAGCCCTCCGCTCTGTCCCGCATGGAGGAGGTCACACTCAGCGTTTCCAGGG cacagcctcagggACGTCTTGcagacactgaaaataaaagtcaaGATACTCTTGTGGGTGAAGCCAG gtGCAGTGACAGCACCTTCATCATCGTGACCgtggtgctgctcctcctgctgctcctgtccctcgTCACCtccacagccctgggtgtcaGGCACTACAAACTCCTGCTGAGAACAG GTAACAGAGAAGCAGAGGACACCAgagacagagcacagggcacagcacag cctggcagcactgggaggagggaaagtTCTGACAGCAAAGAGTCAGGATACATCAACCTGGATGtgcaaacccagcccagccccgaggatCCTCTCTACTGCAACGtggagcccagccaggctcccaGGAACCCCCAGTGTGTGGAATACGCCGTCATTGCCTTCAACCAGTCCCCCAGGAGCACCAAGGAATGA